A stretch of Chitinophaga caeni DNA encodes these proteins:
- a CDS encoding Gfo/Idh/MocA family protein, with amino-acid sequence MPNNSRRKFLQQLGTTAAALGAGSLSGLAAKPIPQTILPGQKPVSSNDKIRIAGIGMGIMGFGDISCALRVPGVELVGVADLYTGHLEHAKEVYGQQIYTTRDYREILDRKDIDAVVIATPDHWHDTISIEAMKKGKAVYCEKPMVQQISEGHEVIKTQKATNAVFQVGSQRVSSVALAEAKKLYQSGAIGKLNFVEAKIDRHSALGAWEYSIPTDASPKTVDYDTFLKDTPKTPFDPVRFFRWRNYQAYGTGVPGDLFVHLISGLHFMIDSEGPNRIFSSGNLVQWIDGRDVPDVMVAIFDYPETDTHPAFQMNLRVNFADGGGGGEYTRLIGTEGVIELGWNDFKMKQHKLPEAPGYGGWDTFNTFTEAEKKAFIKSYNEKYANAAKGKFEESSYAAPKGYDDRYDHFVNFFEAMRNGKPIVEDATFGLRAAGPALAVNESYFKKKVIDWNPTKMLIS; translated from the coding sequence ATGCCCAATAATTCTCGTAGAAAATTCCTCCAGCAGCTTGGTACCACGGCCGCTGCACTGGGGGCGGGGTCACTTTCAGGCTTAGCTGCTAAGCCCATTCCACAAACCATACTCCCCGGACAAAAACCTGTTAGCTCGAACGATAAAATCAGGATCGCCGGTATCGGCATGGGTATCATGGGCTTCGGTGATATTTCTTGCGCACTCCGGGTTCCCGGTGTGGAACTGGTTGGTGTTGCAGATTTATATACCGGTCACCTTGAACATGCTAAAGAAGTGTACGGTCAGCAGATATATACCACCAGGGATTACCGCGAAATACTCGATAGGAAAGACATTGACGCGGTTGTAATCGCTACCCCGGATCATTGGCACGATACTATTTCCATCGAAGCCATGAAGAAGGGGAAAGCGGTGTATTGTGAAAAACCGATGGTTCAGCAAATTTCCGAAGGACATGAAGTGATAAAGACGCAAAAGGCCACCAATGCTGTTTTCCAAGTAGGCAGTCAAAGGGTAAGCAGCGTGGCATTGGCCGAAGCCAAGAAATTGTATCAATCCGGTGCTATCGGTAAATTGAATTTTGTAGAAGCCAAAATTGATCGCCATTCCGCTTTAGGCGCCTGGGAATACTCTATCCCTACAGATGCTTCACCCAAAACAGTTGATTACGACACCTTCCTCAAGGATACGCCCAAAACACCGTTCGACCCGGTTCGTTTCTTCCGTTGGAGAAACTACCAGGCCTATGGAACCGGCGTGCCGGGAGATTTATTCGTACACCTGATTTCCGGTTTACATTTCATGATCGATTCCGAGGGCCCCAATAGGATTTTCTCTAGCGGAAATTTGGTGCAATGGATCGATGGCCGCGATGTACCGGATGTTATGGTTGCCATATTCGATTATCCTGAAACCGATACGCATCCTGCCTTCCAAATGAATCTGCGCGTGAACTTTGCAGATGGCGGCGGCGGCGGAGAATATACCCGTTTAATCGGAACAGAAGGCGTGATTGAACTCGGCTGGAACGATTTCAAGATGAAACAACATAAACTTCCCGAAGCACCCGGCTACGGTGGATGGGATACTTTCAATACCTTCACCGAAGCGGAGAAAAAGGCATTCATTAAGTCTTATAATGAGAAATACGCGAATGCTGCTAAAGGCAAGTTCGAAGAAAGTAGTTATGCGGCGCCTAAAGGCTATGATGATCGCTACGATCATTTCGTTAACTTTTTTGAAGCAATGCGAAACGGTAAACCGATCGTTGAAGATGCAACCTTTGGCCTGAGAGCCGCCGGACCAGCATTGGCAGTAAATGAAAGTTATTTCAAAAAGAAGGTGATCGATTGGAACCCAACCAAGATGCTTATCTCCTGA
- a CDS encoding succinate dehydrogenase/fumarate reductase iron-sulfur subunit, translated as MNLTLKVWRQKNAQDQGHFETFQVSDVSKDMSFLEMFDVLNERLINEGKEPIAFDHDCREGICGMCSMYINGRAHGPWDETTTCQLHMRAYNDGDTITVEPWRAGAFPVLKDLMVDRTSFDRIIEAGGFVSVNTGNAQDANNIPIGKDKADVAFAAAACIGCGACVAACKNSSAMLFVSAKVSQLALLPQGHPERKQRAIDMVAQMDKEGFGSCTNTGACEAECPKGISLTNIARLNREFIGAGFSKE; from the coding sequence ATGAATTTAACACTCAAAGTTTGGAGACAAAAAAACGCCCAGGATCAGGGTCACTTTGAAACGTTCCAAGTTTCAGATGTTTCTAAGGACATGTCGTTCCTGGAGATGTTTGATGTGTTGAATGAGCGATTGATCAACGAAGGGAAAGAACCGATAGCTTTCGATCACGATTGCCGTGAAGGTATTTGCGGTATGTGTTCCATGTATATAAATGGCCGTGCTCACGGCCCTTGGGATGAAACAACAACCTGCCAACTGCATATGCGTGCCTACAATGATGGCGATACCATTACTGTAGAACCTTGGCGTGCAGGAGCTTTCCCGGTATTAAAAGACTTGATGGTTGATAGGACTTCCTTCGATAGAATTATCGAAGCAGGTGGTTTCGTTTCCGTAAATACTGGAAACGCGCAAGATGCCAATAACATTCCAATCGGTAAAGATAAAGCGGATGTGGCTTTCGCGGCCGCGGCTTGTATCGGTTGCGGTGCCTGCGTGGCAGCTTGTAAGAACTCATCTGCTATGTTGTTCGTTTCTGCTAAAGTATCTCAATTGGCATTGCTGCCTCAAGGTCATCCTGAACGTAAACAACGTGCAATTGATATGGTAGCGCAAATGGATAAAGAAGGCTTCGGTAGCTGTACGAATACCGGCGCTTGTGAAGCGGAATGCCCTAAAGGTATTTCCCTGACTAACATCGCACGTTTGAACCGCGAATTTATCGGCGCAGGTTTCAGCAAAGAATAG
- a CDS encoding fumarate reductase/succinate dehydrogenase flavoprotein subunit, with translation MLNSKIPAGPLETQWSKYKSTVKLVNPANKRKLEVIVVGTGLAGASAAASLAELGYSVKAFCFQDSPRRAHSIAAQGGINAAKNYQNDGDSVFRLFYDTVKGGDYRARESNVYRLAEVSGNIIDQCVAQGVPFAREYGGLLSNRSFGGVQVQRTFYAAGQTGQQLLLGAYSALERQVSLGKVKMYRRHEMLDIVKIDGKARGIIARDLVTGKLERHFGHAVLLCTGGYGNVFFLSTNAMGSNVTAAWKAHKQGAFFGNPCFTQIHPTCIPVSGDHQSKLTLMSESLRNDGRIWVPKKKDDTRKPSEIPEDERDYYLERRYPAFGNLVPRDVASRAAKERCDAGYGVGASKMAVYLDYADAIKRYGKIEASKHGKDHASDAEIIAMGKAVVAEKYGNLFDMYAKITGENPYETPMRIYPAVHYTMGGLWVDYELMTTVPGLYALGEANFSDHGANRLGASALMQGLADGYFVIPYTVGNFLADEIHTKAIPTDHPAFEEAEKNVQASLEKLMGIQGTKSVDHFHKALGKIMWDKCGMARNEQGLKEAIEEIKALREEFWKDVRIPGDANGINTELEKAGRVADFLELGELMCIDALHRRESCGGHFREESQTEDGEAKRDDENFQYVAAWEYQGPSKYDLHKEPLNFDVVHPTQRSYK, from the coding sequence ATGCTCAATTCAAAAATTCCTGCTGGACCGCTAGAAACTCAGTGGAGTAAATATAAAAGCACCGTTAAACTGGTAAACCCTGCCAACAAGCGCAAACTTGAAGTGATTGTTGTAGGTACAGGTCTTGCCGGTGCATCTGCCGCAGCTTCTCTCGCAGAGCTCGGTTATTCTGTAAAAGCATTCTGTTTCCAAGATAGTCCCCGCCGCGCGCACTCTATCGCTGCCCAGGGGGGTATCAATGCTGCTAAGAACTATCAAAATGACGGTGACTCCGTTTTCCGTCTTTTTTACGATACGGTTAAAGGTGGTGACTACCGCGCCCGCGAAAGCAACGTGTACCGTTTGGCTGAAGTGAGTGGTAACATCATCGACCAATGCGTGGCGCAAGGTGTTCCCTTTGCCCGCGAATATGGCGGTTTGCTGAGCAACCGCTCTTTCGGCGGGGTGCAAGTACAACGTACTTTCTACGCTGCCGGTCAAACCGGGCAACAATTATTGCTCGGTGCTTACTCTGCCTTGGAAAGACAAGTTTCCCTCGGTAAAGTAAAAATGTACCGCCGCCACGAGATGCTCGACATCGTGAAAATCGATGGTAAAGCCCGCGGAATCATTGCCCGTGACCTGGTAACCGGTAAACTGGAACGCCATTTCGGTCACGCGGTATTATTATGTACAGGTGGTTACGGAAACGTTTTCTTCCTGTCTACAAACGCTATGGGATCTAATGTTACCGCAGCTTGGAAGGCCCACAAACAGGGCGCCTTCTTCGGTAACCCTTGCTTCACACAGATTCACCCGACTTGTATCCCGGTTTCCGGCGATCACCAGTCTAAATTGACCCTGATGTCCGAATCCTTGAGGAACGATGGTCGTATCTGGGTGCCTAAGAAAAAGGATGATACCCGCAAACCTTCAGAAATTCCTGAAGATGAAAGAGATTATTACCTGGAAAGAAGATACCCCGCTTTCGGTAACCTCGTTCCCCGCGATGTGGCTTCAAGAGCCGCCAAGGAAAGATGTGACGCCGGTTACGGTGTGGGCGCTTCCAAGATGGCCGTATATTTGGATTATGCCGATGCGATCAAACGTTACGGTAAAATCGAAGCCAGCAAACACGGTAAAGATCATGCTTCCGATGCAGAAATCATTGCCATGGGTAAAGCGGTTGTAGCAGAGAAATATGGTAACCTGTTCGATATGTACGCGAAAATTACCGGTGAAAATCCTTACGAAACACCGATGCGTATTTATCCAGCGGTACACTATACCATGGGTGGACTTTGGGTGGATTATGAACTGATGACTACCGTTCCCGGTTTATACGCGCTGGGTGAAGCGAACTTCTCCGATCACGGTGCCAACCGTTTGGGTGCTTCCGCGCTGATGCAAGGTTTAGCAGATGGTTATTTCGTGATTCCTTATACAGTGGGTAACTTCTTGGCAGATGAAATTCATACCAAGGCTATCCCTACAGATCACCCCGCATTCGAAGAAGCTGAAAAGAATGTCCAAGCTAGTCTTGAAAAACTGATGGGCATACAGGGTACTAAATCCGTGGATCATTTCCATAAAGCCCTGGGTAAAATCATGTGGGATAAATGCGGTATGGCCCGTAACGAACAAGGACTGAAAGAAGCGATTGAAGAAATTAAAGCCCTCCGTGAAGAATTCTGGAAAGATGTTCGTATCCCGGGAGATGCCAATGGGATCAATACCGAACTGGAAAAAGCAGGCCGTGTAGCCGATTTCCTCGAACTGGGCGAGTTGATGTGTATCGATGCTTTGCATCGCCGCGAATCTTGCGGAGGTCACTTCCGTGAAGAATCTCAAACAGAAGACGGGGAAGCTAAACGCGACGACGAAAACTTCCAATATGTAGCTGCATGGGAGTATCAAGGGCCAAGTAAATACGATTTACATAAGGAGCCGTTGAACTTCGATGTTGTTCATCCAACTCAACGTAGCTACAAATAA
- a CDS encoding succinate dehydrogenase cytochrome b subunit, translating into MKWSQFFSTSIGKKLLVGATGLFLCSFVIVHLAGNFQLLYKDDGKAFNAYAEFMGHNSLIQFIAWGLKIIIVLHAFIAIQLTFKSRASRPVKYAVKPGNKTSSWFSRQMAIMGSILFIFIVIHLANFWWKFHYGELPMNTYDGKEYKDLYKVVQVAFKETWIVVLYTVGMIALSFHLIHGFKSAFQTFGLNHKKYNGLINFIGVWIFGIAIPVGFAIIPLYIFFN; encoded by the coding sequence ATGAAATGGTCACAATTCTTTAGTACCTCAATTGGTAAAAAGTTGTTAGTTGGCGCTACCGGCTTATTTTTATGTAGTTTCGTCATTGTACACTTAGCTGGTAACTTCCAGTTGTTGTATAAAGATGATGGCAAGGCTTTCAATGCTTATGCGGAGTTTATGGGTCATAACAGCTTGATCCAGTTCATCGCCTGGGGATTGAAGATTATCATCGTGCTACATGCATTTATTGCCATTCAACTGACCTTCAAAAGCCGCGCATCACGCCCGGTAAAGTATGCTGTAAAACCCGGCAACAAAACATCTTCATGGTTTAGCCGCCAGATGGCGATCATGGGAAGTATCCTCTTCATCTTTATCGTGATTCACCTGGCTAATTTCTGGTGGAAATTCCACTACGGCGAACTGCCTATGAACACCTATGATGGTAAAGAATACAAGGATTTATATAAAGTGGTTCAAGTTGCCTTTAAAGAAACTTGGATCGTGGTATTGTACACTGTCGGTATGATCGCGCTTTCATTCCACTTGATTCATGGTTTCAAAAGTGCTTTCCAAACCTTCGGTTTAAACCACAAAAAGTACAACGGCCTTATCAATTTCATCGGCGTATGGATCTTTGGTATTGCTATTCCTGTTGGCTTCGCCATCATCCCATTGTACATTTTCTTTAATTAA
- the murQ gene encoding N-acetylmuramic acid 6-phosphate etherase — MEFIRVTEQASHYHHLEQMSIRELLININKEDQTVPLAVEKAIPQIEKLVTAIADKMLAGGRLFYLGAGTSGRLGIVDASECPPTYGVPFDLVVGLIAGGDSAIRKAVEFAEDSKSQGWNDLQAYNISPKDVVIGIAASGTTPYVIGALEQCKAHGITTGSISCNPGAPVSAAADFPVEVVVGPEFVTGSTRMKSGTAQKLVLNMISTSVMIQLGRVEDNKMVNMQLSNDKLVDRGVKMLMEQTGETDYEKAKKLLLKYGSVKKAAESQP, encoded by the coding sequence ATGGAATTTATTAGAGTAACGGAGCAAGCTTCCCATTACCATCATTTGGAGCAAATGAGCATCCGTGAATTGTTAATAAACATCAACAAGGAAGATCAAACCGTTCCATTGGCCGTGGAGAAGGCCATACCGCAAATTGAGAAACTGGTGACTGCTATCGCTGATAAAATGCTCGCCGGGGGACGTTTATTTTACCTCGGAGCCGGAACCAGCGGTCGTTTGGGCATCGTGGATGCCTCGGAATGCCCGCCTACTTACGGTGTTCCTTTCGACTTGGTAGTCGGTTTAATCGCCGGTGGTGATTCGGCTATCAGGAAAGCCGTTGAGTTTGCGGAAGATTCCAAATCCCAGGGCTGGAATGATTTGCAGGCGTATAATATTAGTCCGAAGGATGTTGTGATCGGCATCGCTGCAAGTGGTACAACACCTTATGTTATAGGCGCTTTGGAACAATGTAAGGCACACGGGATTACGACGGGAAGCATTTCCTGCAACCCCGGGGCGCCGGTATCTGCCGCGGCAGATTTCCCGGTGGAAGTGGTAGTGGGGCCGGAGTTTGTCACCGGGAGTACCCGCATGAAAAGTGGCACCGCGCAAAAATTAGTGTTGAATATGATTTCAACTTCAGTGATGATCCAGTTGGGAAGGGTAGAAGATAACAAGATGGTTAACATGCAGTTGAGCAATGATAAGCTCGTAGACCGCGGTGTTAAAATGTTGATGGAGCAAACCGGGGAAACTGATTATGAGAAGGCAAAAAAATTACTGCTAAAGTACGGTAGCGTAAAGAAAGCAGCGGAAAGCCAGCCGTAG
- a CDS encoding BadF/BadG/BcrA/BcrD ATPase family protein: MPTNITLVADSGSTKTEWCLINGDSRATYRTQGISPYFQTGEQIINILEQELLPQMPRKLHIDEIFYYGTGLGSSQNAKLLHDSLQSVFMDTYVEADHDLAAAAKGLCGKEKGVASILGTGSNSCYYDGEKIVKNNPGLGFILGDEGSGAYLGKKIVQYYLYHTFDEDLKANFDEKFHITKDEILDSVYRKPLPNRFLSTFAPFLSENRGHFMIENILEDGLNEFFFNHIYKYRESWTVPLHFTGSIAWYFKDIIQQLCELYELQLGTIVKSPMAGLIQYHTEINPRK; encoded by the coding sequence ATGCCTACAAATATTACATTAGTGGCAGATAGCGGTTCCACCAAAACTGAGTGGTGCCTGATCAACGGCGACAGCCGCGCAACTTACCGTACACAGGGGATTAGCCCGTATTTTCAAACCGGCGAACAGATTATCAATATACTGGAACAGGAGCTTTTACCGCAAATGCCCCGTAAGCTGCATATTGATGAGATTTTTTATTACGGCACCGGCTTAGGCAGTAGCCAGAATGCTAAACTATTGCATGATAGCCTGCAAAGCGTGTTCATGGATACTTACGTGGAGGCAGATCATGATTTGGCTGCCGCAGCTAAAGGCTTATGCGGCAAGGAGAAAGGTGTTGCCAGTATCTTGGGAACAGGTTCCAACTCTTGTTACTACGATGGTGAAAAAATCGTGAAAAATAACCCCGGTTTGGGATTTATTTTAGGTGATGAAGGAAGCGGGGCTTACCTCGGCAAAAAAATAGTACAATATTACCTTTACCATACTTTCGATGAAGATTTGAAAGCCAACTTCGATGAAAAATTTCATATTACGAAGGATGAAATTCTCGATAGCGTTTACCGTAAACCGCTCCCCAACCGCTTCTTATCCACATTTGCCCCTTTCCTGTCCGAAAACCGCGGGCATTTTATGATCGAAAACATCTTGGAAGATGGCTTGAATGAATTTTTCTTCAACCATATTTATAAATACCGTGAAAGCTGGACGGTTCCCCTGCATTTTACCGGTAGCATCGCTTGGTATTTCAAGGATATCATCCAACAGCTATGCGAATTGTACGAGTTGCAGCTTGGAACGATCGTTAAATCGCCAATGGCGGGACTGATCCAATACCACACGGAAATCAACCCTCGTAAATAA
- a CDS encoding S41 family peptidase has translation MSKNRKLNVFLPFLFALVLALGMFIGYRMPTVRNSSSKIFFVPNKRDALQEVVDLLKYKYVDSVHLGDLQEDAINALLKHLDPHSIYIPAEQLARINEDLNSNFEGIGIEYSMFNDTLNVVNVLQGGPSEEAGLQMGDKIIRVNDSLIAGVNISDNKIKYYLRGPQGSSAKLSLLRDHQEKTIQVKRGIIPLYSINAHYMVGPGIGYIKIDRFSESTVDEFMAALRELTRAGMEKLIIDVRQNPGGLLDAAFRISDQLLDGSKVVVYTEGVHSPKKEYKTNQPGLFEKGALVIMTDESSASASEVLAGAVQDWDRGTIIGRRTFGKGLVQDQYNLSDGGALRLTIARYYLPSGRSIQKSYKDGREAYGEDLENRYIHGELLNKDSIQIYDTVEYKTEKGRTVYGGGGIIPDVFVPYDTAHYSTLQLQIYQQNLYSEFAYEYYLAHKADFAGYKDIKDFIQEFTITPAILQSFYSYVQKASINPTRHSVKDDEDISLRLKALLARKRWDLNGYYEVMNQDDPMVETAVKKIQEMAE, from the coding sequence ATGTCGAAAAACAGGAAATTGAACGTCTTTTTACCGTTCTTATTTGCCTTGGTATTAGCTTTGGGAATGTTCATTGGCTATAGAATGCCTACGGTTCGCAACAGTAGCTCCAAGATTTTTTTCGTCCCGAATAAAAGGGATGCCTTGCAGGAGGTAGTTGACCTATTGAAGTATAAATATGTAGATAGCGTCCATCTCGGAGATTTACAAGAAGACGCCATCAATGCATTACTCAAGCATTTAGATCCGCACTCTATCTATATTCCAGCGGAACAATTAGCTAGGATCAATGAAGACCTGAATAGTAATTTTGAAGGTATCGGTATCGAGTATTCTATGTTCAACGATACGCTCAACGTGGTCAACGTGCTGCAAGGTGGACCGTCTGAAGAAGCAGGTTTGCAAATGGGAGATAAGATTATAAGGGTTAATGATTCATTAATCGCGGGTGTTAATATTTCAGATAACAAGATTAAGTATTATTTACGCGGGCCCCAGGGTTCGAGTGCTAAGCTCAGCCTCCTGCGCGATCACCAGGAAAAAACGATCCAGGTGAAAAGGGGGATTATCCCTTTATATAGCATCAACGCCCATTATATGGTAGGCCCCGGCATCGGCTATATCAAGATCGATCGTTTCAGCGAATCTACCGTGGATGAATTTATGGCGGCATTGCGGGAGTTGACCCGTGCGGGCATGGAAAAATTAATCATCGACGTAAGGCAAAACCCAGGTGGTTTACTCGATGCAGCTTTCAGAATATCCGACCAGTTATTGGATGGTAGCAAGGTGGTAGTTTATACGGAAGGCGTTCATTCACCTAAAAAAGAATATAAAACCAATCAGCCCGGACTTTTTGAAAAAGGAGCCTTGGTAATCATGACCGACGAAAGCTCCGCTTCTGCCAGTGAAGTGTTGGCCGGCGCGGTGCAAGATTGGGATCGCGGCACAATTATAGGTAGGAGAACCTTCGGCAAAGGACTCGTGCAGGATCAATACAACCTGAGCGATGGCGGCGCATTGCGCTTAACGATTGCGCGGTATTATTTACCGAGCGGCAGAAGTATCCAGAAGTCTTACAAAGATGGCCGCGAAGCCTACGGGGAGGATTTGGAGAACCGGTATATTCACGGTGAGCTGCTCAATAAAGACAGCATCCAGATTTACGATACCGTTGAATACAAAACGGAAAAAGGCAGGACTGTATACGGCGGCGGCGGTATCATTCCGGATGTATTCGTTCCATACGACACGGCTCATTATTCTACCTTGCAATTACAGATATATCAACAAAATCTTTACAGCGAATTTGCATACGAATACTACTTGGCGCACAAAGCTGATTTTGCAGGTTATAAAGACATTAAAGATTTTATCCAAGAATTTACCATCACACCGGCAATATTACAATCGTTTTATAGCTACGTACAGAAAGCCAGTATTAACCCTACCAGGCATAGCGTAAAAGATGATGAAGATATCAGCCTGAGACTGAAAGCCTTACTGGCCAGGAAACGTTGGGATTTAAATGGTTATTACGAAGTAATGAACCAAGACGACCCGATGGTTGAAACGGCTGTGAAAAAGATACAGGAGATGGCGGAATAA
- the der gene encoding ribosome biogenesis GTPase Der codes for MAGFTVAIVGRPNVGKSTLFNRLLEQRKAIVDDVSGVTRDRQYGVADWNGKTFNVIDTGGFVSNSDDVFEREIRKQVKIAMEEANALIFMCDVATGITDLDADVADLLRRSSKPVFLVVNKVDNSDRRLEATEFYALGFENVHFLSSMTGSGTGELLDDITALITDEFLVEEKNEALPKIAIIGQPNVGKSSLLNALVGQERNIVSEIAGTTRDTIHTHYNLFQKDFVLIDTAGLRRKNKVSEDLEFYSVIRAIKAMDEADVCMLLLDAEKGITAQDLNIFSLAARKGKGLVILVNKWDLVKEKQTNTARDYEKELKSRLSPFNDVPIIFTSVVEKQRIFKAIEVALEVCENRTKKIQTSRLNEVMLKAIESYHPPVVRGTPIRIKYVTQLPTYTPAFAFFCNLPDDIKQPYKNYLENKLRENFDFTGVPIKIFFRKK; via the coding sequence ATGGCTGGTTTTACAGTAGCGATCGTTGGTCGCCCGAATGTTGGTAAATCTACTTTGTTTAACCGTTTGCTAGAGCAAAGGAAGGCAATCGTGGATGATGTGAGCGGGGTGACGCGCGATCGCCAATACGGTGTGGCTGATTGGAATGGAAAAACGTTTAACGTGATCGATACAGGAGGCTTCGTATCAAATAGTGATGACGTATTCGAAAGGGAGATCCGCAAGCAGGTGAAAATTGCCATGGAAGAAGCCAATGCATTAATATTCATGTGCGATGTAGCAACAGGTATTACCGATCTGGATGCAGATGTGGCGGACTTGTTGAGGCGTTCATCCAAACCGGTATTCCTAGTTGTCAATAAAGTTGATAATAGTGACCGCCGTTTAGAAGCAACCGAGTTTTATGCCCTGGGATTCGAAAATGTACATTTCCTATCCTCGATGACCGGGAGCGGTACGGGTGAATTGCTTGATGATATTACCGCCCTGATCACGGACGAGTTCCTGGTGGAAGAGAAAAACGAAGCGCTGCCGAAGATCGCGATTATCGGTCAGCCGAACGTTGGTAAATCCTCACTGCTGAACGCGTTGGTAGGGCAGGAGCGCAATATCGTTTCCGAAATTGCCGGTACGACACGCGATACCATCCACACGCATTACAATTTATTCCAAAAAGATTTCGTGTTGATAGATACCGCGGGCCTTCGCCGGAAGAATAAAGTGAGCGAAGACCTGGAGTTTTATTCAGTGATCCGCGCCATCAAGGCGATGGATGAAGCAGATGTTTGTATGTTGTTGCTGGACGCGGAGAAAGGTATCACGGCGCAAGATTTGAACATCTTCAGCTTGGCTGCCCGTAAAGGGAAAGGCTTGGTCATCTTGGTGAATAAATGGGATCTTGTTAAAGAAAAACAAACCAATACGGCGCGTGATTACGAGAAGGAGTTGAAATCGAGATTGTCGCCGTTCAACGATGTACCGATTATCTTCACCTCCGTCGTGGAGAAGCAAAGGATTTTCAAAGCGATAGAAGTGGCCTTGGAGGTATGTGAAAACAGGACTAAGAAGATTCAAACTTCCCGCTTGAACGAAGTCATGCTGAAAGCGATCGAATCTTACCATCCGCCGGTAGTAAGGGGAACGCCGATCCGTATTAAATACGTGACGCAATTGCCGACATATACACCGGCATTTGCCTTTTTCTGTAATCTTCCCGATGATATTAAGCAACCTTATAAGAACTACTTGGAGAATAAGTTGCGTGAAAACTTTGACTTCACCGGTGTACCTATCAAGATATTTTTCAGGAAGAAATAA
- the era gene encoding GTPase Era, protein MFKAGFVNIFGKPNAGKSTLLNTIIGEKLAIISPKVQTTRHRITGVVTQPDYQIVFSDTPGIIDPKYKMHEKMMGAVKSALEDADLALLIMDAKDNVDENLALFESLRLKAPFLLVINKVDLLMKDDLDALVQKCKDWGKAKEVVPVAAIQKKGVKDLLKTIVEYLPEGMPFYPEDTLTDRSTRFFVAEMIREKIFHLYDEEIPYHTAVIVTQFQEKNTLTKISAEIIVTRETQKAIILGEKGSAIRKLGTEARQEIEAFIERKVFLELFVKVRNKWRDNDNYLREYGL, encoded by the coding sequence ATGTTTAAAGCAGGATTCGTCAATATTTTTGGTAAACCGAATGCGGGGAAAAGTACTTTGTTGAACACCATTATCGGTGAGAAATTAGCTATCATTTCCCCCAAGGTTCAAACAACCAGGCACCGCATTACCGGTGTCGTTACCCAGCCGGATTATCAAATTGTATTCTCCGATACACCGGGCATCATCGACCCGAAATACAAGATGCATGAAAAAATGATGGGCGCCGTGAAATCTGCATTGGAAGATGCCGATCTAGCATTGCTGATCATGGATGCCAAGGATAACGTGGATGAGAACTTGGCTTTATTTGAATCGCTCCGCCTGAAAGCTCCTTTTCTTTTAGTGATCAACAAGGTTGATCTTTTGATGAAAGATGACCTGGATGCGCTGGTTCAAAAATGTAAAGATTGGGGAAAAGCAAAAGAAGTAGTACCGGTTGCTGCCATTCAGAAAAAGGGCGTGAAAGACCTGTTGAAAACGATCGTTGAGTACTTGCCGGAAGGGATGCCTTTTTACCCGGAAGATACGCTGACGGATCGGAGCACGCGGTTCTTCGTAGCCGAAATGATCCGGGAAAAGATCTTCCACCTTTACGATGAAGAGATCCCTTATCATACGGCGGTCATCGTTACACAGTTCCAAGAAAAAAATACTTTGACGAAAATATCTGCCGAGATCATCGTGACCCGCGAAACGCAGAAAGCGATCATCCTGGGAGAAAAAGGTTCAGCGATCCGTAAATTGGGAACGGAAGCCCGCCAGGAAATCGAAGCTTTCATCGAAAGGAAGGTATTCCTGGAACTTTTCGTAAAAGTGCGTAATAAATGGCGTGATAACGACAACTATTTACGCGAATATGGATTATAA
- a CDS encoding single-stranded DNA-binding protein, with the protein MLKLQIIGNIGSDARCGNVKDRSVLNFSVAHNEKTKDANGETQEQTVWVDCALWDREALEPYLKKGKKVFVEGLPSAASYNNSNGEMVTALKLSVHKLELM; encoded by the coding sequence ATGTTGAAATTACAAATCATCGGTAATATCGGTTCAGATGCCCGTTGCGGCAATGTGAAAGACCGGAGTGTATTGAACTTTTCCGTAGCCCATAACGAGAAAACAAAAGATGCTAACGGCGAAACGCAGGAACAAACCGTTTGGGTCGATTGTGCCCTTTGGGACCGGGAAGCCCTGGAGCCTTACCTGAAGAAAGGGAAAAAGGTTTTTGTAGAGGGCTTACCCTCCGCTGCCAGTTATAACAATAGCAACGGCGAGATGGTGACGGCGCTGAAACTCTCTGTTCATAAATTGGAGCTGATGTAA